A window of Pseudomonadales bacterium contains these coding sequences:
- a CDS encoding CTP synthase: protein MTKYIFVTGGVVSSLGKGITSASLGAILEARGLKVTMIKLDPYINVDPGTMSPFQHGEVFVTEDGAETDLDLGHYERFLHARMSRLNNFTTGRVYETVLRKERRGDYLGGTVQVIPHITDEIKRRIIEGVGNVDVALVEVGGTVGDIESQPFLEAIRQLKLELGAQHCLFMHLVLIPYIASAGETKTKPTQHSVKEMRSIGLQPDILICRSDHEIPEDARRKIALFTNVEQRAVIPLLDTDTIYRIPLLLQQSGLDEIVTDMLRIDCRQADLTPWRQVVEAQLNPRQQITIAMVGKYINLLDAYKSLNEALIHAGIHSRTRVTIRYIDSEELESSDIDKLIGVDAILVPGGFGVRGIEGKLKAVRHAREQGIPYLGICLGMQLAVIELARNRLGLPQANSTEFDPITPDPVIGLITEWADRSGSIETREESTDLGGTMRLGAQECRLVKQSRIRELYGRDIITERHRHRYEVNNNYLERLQQQGMKISGWSMDDALVEAIELEDHPWFVACQFHPEFTSSPLDGHPLFSGFVRAALDHRQRSGRPLAIHSD from the coding sequence ATGACCAAGTACATTTTCGTCACCGGAGGCGTGGTCTCCTCCCTTGGCAAAGGCATCACCTCGGCCTCGCTCGGCGCGATTCTCGAAGCGCGTGGCCTGAAGGTCACCATGATCAAGCTCGATCCCTACATCAACGTCGATCCGGGCACCATGAGCCCGTTCCAGCACGGCGAGGTCTTCGTCACCGAGGATGGTGCGGAGACCGACCTCGACCTCGGCCACTATGAGCGTTTTCTGCATGCGCGCATGAGCCGGCTGAACAACTTCACCACCGGTCGGGTCTACGAGACCGTGCTGCGCAAGGAGCGCCGCGGCGACTACCTAGGCGGCACGGTGCAGGTGATTCCGCACATCACCGACGAGATCAAGCGTCGCATCATCGAGGGGGTCGGCAATGTCGACGTCGCGCTGGTCGAAGTGGGCGGCACGGTCGGCGACATCGAGTCACAGCCCTTTCTGGAGGCGATCCGCCAGCTCAAGCTGGAACTGGGCGCCCAGCATTGCCTGTTCATGCATCTGGTGCTGATTCCCTACATCGCCAGCGCCGGCGAGACCAAGACCAAACCGACCCAGCACTCGGTAAAGGAGATGCGCTCGATCGGCCTGCAGCCCGACATCCTCATCTGCCGCTCCGACCATGAAATTCCCGAGGATGCCCGGCGCAAGATCGCGCTCTTCACCAATGTCGAGCAGCGCGCGGTGATCCCGCTGCTCGACACCGACACCATCTACCGCATTCCGCTGCTGCTGCAGCAGAGCGGGCTCGATGAGATCGTCACCGACATGCTGCGCATCGACTGCCGGCAGGCCGACCTGACCCCCTGGCGGCAGGTGGTCGAGGCGCAGCTCAACCCCCGGCAGCAGATCACCATTGCGATGGTCGGCAAGTACATCAATCTGCTCGATGCCTACAAGTCGCTCAACGAAGCACTGATCCATGCCGGCATCCACAGCCGCACCCGGGTGACGATCCGCTACATCGACTCCGAGGAGCTGGAGAGCAGCGACATCGACAAACTGATCGGCGTCGATGCGATTCTGGTCCCCGGCGGTTTCGGTGTGCGCGGCATCGAGGGCAAGCTGAAGGCGGTGCGCCATGCCCGCGAACAGGGCATCCCCTATCTGGGCATCTGTCTCGGCATGCAACTGGCGGTCATCGAGCTGGCGCGCAACCGGCTGGGGCTGCCGCAGGCCAACAGCACCGAGTTCGATCCGATCACTCCCGACCCGGTGATCGGGCTGATCACCGAGTGGGCCGACCGCAGCGGCAGCATCGAGACCCGCGAAGAGAGCACGGATCTCGGCGGCACCATGCGGCTGGGAGCCCAGGAGTGTCGACTGGTCAAGCAGAGCAGGATTCGTGAACTCTACGGCCGCGACATCATCACCGAGCGCCACCGCCACCGTTACGAGGTCAACAACAACTACCTCGAACGGTTGCAGCAGCAGGGCATGAAGATCTCCGGCTGGTCGATGGACGATGCACTGGTGGAAGCGATCGAACTGGAGGACCACCCCTGGTTCGTCGCCTGCCAGTTCCACCCCGAGTTCACCTCCTCACCGCTCGACGGCCATCCGCTGTTCAGCGGCTTCGTGCGTGCGGCGCTCGACCACCGCCAGCGCAGTGGCCGACCACTTGCCATCCACTCCGACTGA
- the eno gene encoding phosphopyruvate hydratase translates to MTATIRQIRAREVLDSRGNPTIEADVLLHSGVVGTACAPSGASTGSREALELRDGDPARYGGKGVLQAVGHVNGPIGALLKGRDATDQAALDQAMIEADGTENKSKFGANAILAVSLAAAKAAAQSLGKPLYQHIAELNGTTQLTLPVPMMNIINGGEHADNNVDIQEFMIQPVGAPSFAEALRCGAEIFHSLKKVLHGRGLATSVGDEGGFAPNLPSNEAALEAILEAIQKSGYQLGKEVTLALDCAASEFYHDGHYRLTGEGKIYDAGGFADYLATLAGKYPILSIEDGMHESDWSGWKQLTQLIGERVQLVGDDLFVTNTRILQRGIEQGIANSILIKFNQIGSLTETLAAIRMAKAAGYTTVISHRSGETEDTTIADLAVATAAGQIKTGSLCRSDRVAKYNRLLRIEEELQGRAPYRGRAEFRG, encoded by the coding sequence ATGACGGCAACCATCAGACAGATCCGCGCCCGCGAGGTACTCGACTCCCGCGGCAATCCGACCATCGAGGCCGACGTGCTGCTGCACTCCGGCGTCGTCGGCACTGCCTGCGCCCCGTCTGGCGCTTCGACCGGCTCACGGGAGGCACTGGAACTGCGCGATGGCGACCCGGCCCGCTACGGCGGCAAGGGCGTTCTGCAGGCGGTGGGCCATGTCAACGGCCCGATCGGGGCACTGCTGAAGGGGCGTGATGCCACCGATCAGGCCGCACTCGACCAAGCGATGATCGAAGCCGACGGCACCGAAAACAAGTCGAAATTCGGCGCCAATGCCATCCTCGCCGTCTCGCTGGCCGCCGCCAAGGCGGCCGCCCAGTCACTCGGCAAGCCGCTCTACCAGCACATCGCCGAACTCAACGGCACCACGCAACTGACGCTGCCGGTGCCGATGATGAACATCATCAACGGCGGCGAACATGCCGACAACAACGTCGACATCCAGGAGTTCATGATCCAGCCGGTCGGCGCGCCCAGCTTTGCCGAAGCGCTGCGCTGCGGCGCCGAGATCTTTCACAGCCTGAAGAAGGTGCTGCATGGGCGTGGACTCGCCACCTCGGTCGGCGATGAGGGCGGCTTTGCCCCCAACCTGCCGAGCAACGAAGCCGCCCTCGAGGCGATTCTCGAAGCGATCCAGAAAAGCGGCTATCAACTCGGCAAGGAGGTGACCCTGGCGCTCGACTGCGCCGCCTCGGAGTTCTACCACGATGGCCACTATCGGCTCACCGGCGAAGGCAAGATCTATGACGCCGGCGGTTTTGCCGACTACCTGGCCACACTGGCCGGCAAGTATCCGATCCTGTCGATCGAGGATGGCATGCACGAGAGCGACTGGAGTGGCTGGAAGCAGCTCACCCAGCTGATCGGCGAGCGCGTGCAGCTGGTCGGCGATGACCTGTTCGTCACCAACACCCGGATTCTGCAACGCGGCATCGAACAGGGGATTGCAAACTCAATCCTGATCAAGTTCAATCAGATAGGCAGTCTGACCGAGACCCTGGCCGCGATCCGCATGGCCAAGGCCGCGGGTTACACCACGGTGATCTCCCACCGCTCCGGCGAGACCGAAGACACCACCATCGCCGATCTGGCCGTCGCCACCGCTGCCGGACAGATCAAGACCGGGTCGCTCTGCCGCTCGGACCGGGTTGCCAAATACAACCGTCTGCTCAGAATCGAAGAGGAGTTGCAGGGCCGTGCGCCATACCGGGGTCGGGCTGAGTTTCGCGGGTGA
- a CDS encoding DUF692 domain-containing protein — protein MSSQPPLPHGLPFAEKPMNSLPARAGVGLKADHFQRIVSDWPDIGFFEVHAENYLMAGGPHHHYLTRIRERYPLSIHGVGLSLGGEAPLDVDHLDRLKALLDRYQPESFSEHLAWSSHGGFFFNDLLPLPYTPVTLQRLCDHIEQTQTHLQRQILLENPATYVEFAASTMAETDFIQELLRRSGCALLLDLSNLHLSCINHQRDTAATLRALASCPVGEIHLAGFSETQDDAGAPLLLDSHDRPVAAEVWQLYRQALALLGPVATLLERDHELPPFDLLFEESQQAERLLRDLDRTELARSGSGR, from the coding sequence ATGTCGTCACAACCACCATTGCCGCACGGCCTCCCCTTTGCTGAAAAGCCCATGAACAGCCTGCCGGCACGCGCGGGCGTGGGCCTGAAGGCCGATCATTTTCAACGGATCGTCAGCGACTGGCCCGACATCGGCTTTTTTGAGGTCCATGCCGAAAACTACCTGATGGCCGGCGGCCCGCACCACCACTATCTGACCCGCATCCGTGAGCGCTACCCGCTGTCGATCCATGGCGTCGGGCTGTCGCTGGGCGGCGAGGCGCCACTCGATGTCGACCACCTCGACCGGCTCAAGGCGCTGCTCGACCGCTACCAGCCCGAGAGCTTCTCCGAACATCTGGCCTGGTCGAGCCATGGCGGCTTTTTTTTCAACGACCTGCTGCCGCTGCCCTACACCCCAGTGACGCTGCAACGGCTCTGCGACCACATCGAACAGACCCAGACCCATCTGCAACGGCAAATCCTGCTGGAAAATCCGGCCACCTATGTCGAATTCGCCGCCTCGACGATGGCCGAAACCGATTTCATTCAGGAGTTGCTGCGCCGCAGTGGTTGCGCTCTGCTGCTCGATCTGAGCAACCTGCATCTCTCCTGCATCAACCACCAGCGTGACACCGCTGCCACTCTGCGCGCCCTGGCGAGCTGCCCGGTCGGCGAGATCCATCTGGCCGGCTTCAGCGAAACGCAGGATGACGCCGGCGCCCCGCTGCTGCTCGACAGCCACGATCGGCCCGTGGCGGCTGAAGTCTGGCAGCTCTATCGGCAGGCGCTGGCACTGCTCGGTCCGGTGGCGACGCTGCTGGAGCGTGACCATGAGCTGCCGCCCTTCGATCTGCTGTTCGAAGAGAGCCAGCAGGCCGAACGGCTGCTGCGCGACCTCGATCGGACCGAGCTCGCCCGCTCCGGGAGCGGGCGATGA
- a CDS encoding putative DNA-binding domain-containing protein, with translation MNQSLLEALLDPTLPTPAGLRVWNGSDPAARFAIHRNHLRVSLTSALAQSYPVTRTLVGEPFFNAMVWQFIRQAPPRLPMLACHGAALPNFIDSFAPAATLPYLADVARLEWLRIEACHAADAVELPTASLTRQLQQPATLARLKITFQPSVRLLTSRHAVVSIWAAHQGRGDLRAVDPVLPESALILRPQLDVELIPLPLAAGDFIGRLLKGEPLGSALEAHLATTAGFDLTETLRLLIASRAIATLESD, from the coding sequence ATGAACCAGTCACTGCTGGAGGCGCTGCTCGACCCCACGCTGCCCACTCCAGCCGGGCTGCGGGTCTGGAACGGTTCCGACCCCGCCGCCCGTTTCGCCATCCATCGTAACCACCTGCGGGTCTCGCTGACCAGCGCCCTGGCGCAGAGCTATCCGGTCACCCGGACGCTGGTCGGCGAGCCATTCTTTAACGCCATGGTCTGGCAGTTCATCCGGCAAGCACCACCGCGCCTGCCGATGCTGGCCTGCCATGGCGCTGCGCTGCCCAACTTCATCGACAGTTTCGCGCCCGCCGCGACCCTGCCCTACCTCGCCGATGTCGCCCGACTGGAGTGGCTGCGCATCGAAGCCTGTCACGCGGCCGATGCCGTCGAGCTGCCGACCGCCAGCCTGACCCGGCAGCTGCAGCAGCCGGCAACGCTGGCACGGCTGAAGATCACCTTTCAGCCGTCGGTCAGGCTGTTGACCTCCCGCCATGCCGTGGTGTCGATCTGGGCCGCGCATCAGGGCCGCGGCGATCTGCGCGCCGTCGATCCGGTTCTGCCCGAGAGCGCGCTGATCCTCCGTCCTCAGCTCGATGTCGAGCTGATTCCGCTGCCGCTGGCTGCCGGCGACTTCATCGGGCGCCTGCTGAAAGGAGAGCCCCTTGGCAGCGCACTCGAAGCCCATCTGGCCACCACTGCCGGTTTCGATCTGACCGAGACGCTGCGGCTGCTGATCGCGAGCCGAGCAATCGCCACGCTGGAGAGTGATTGA
- a CDS encoding FAD-dependent oxidoreductase, which translates to MRKGAIAVGLLGLVMLFFALGLHRQLTFDQLKESLGQLMAWRAAEPFRSALLFFVLYLLVTALSLPGAAIMTLAAGALFGLGWGFVIVSFASSLGATLAFMTARYLLHDAVQRRFGNRLQAINAGMARDGALYLFTLRLVPIFPFFIINLLMGLTPIGSWTFYWVSQLGMVAGTLVYVNAGTQLAQLTDLSGIFSPALLLSLALLGFFPLLSKRLLQTWQRRRVYARWRRPRRFDRNLLVIGGGAAGLVTAYIAATVKARVTLIEAHKMGGDCLNHGCVPSKALIEVARLAHAIRHAPRQGLVVGEPVVDFRRVMARVQAVIRQIEPHDSIERYTGLGVEVLEGRARLVDPWTVAVAMKQGGERRLTARSIVLATGAQPLVPPLPGLEEVGYLTSDTLWAQFATLDVLPGRIVVLGGGPIGCELAQSLARLGAEVTQIERSERILQQEDEEVALLLQDALGQEGVILLTGHLALRCERDGERKFIVVADAEQQTRRIEFDALICAVGRVARLTGYGLEELGIATDRRVQTNDYLETLYPNILAAGDLVGPWQFTHAAAHQAWYAAVNALFGQFWRFRVDHSVLPRATFVDPELARVGLNEQEARAQGVPYEVTRYELAELDRAIIDDKRRGFVKVLTVPGRDRILGVTIVGEQAAELIAEFVLAMQQGVGLNALLGTLHIYPTLAEANKYVAGQWRQAHAPQRLLAWAARYHRWRRGG; encoded by the coding sequence ATGCGAAAAGGCGCGATTGCGGTCGGACTGCTGGGGCTGGTCATGCTGTTCTTCGCGCTCGGGCTGCACCGCCAGTTGACCTTCGATCAGCTCAAGGAGAGTCTCGGTCAGCTCATGGCATGGCGTGCCGCCGAGCCGTTCCGCAGCGCGCTGCTGTTCTTCGTGCTCTACCTGCTGGTGACGGCGCTGTCGCTGCCCGGCGCGGCCATCATGACGCTGGCGGCGGGGGCGCTGTTCGGCCTGGGCTGGGGCTTCGTGATCGTCTCCTTCGCCTCCAGTCTGGGTGCGACCCTGGCCTTCATGACCGCGCGCTACCTGCTGCATGATGCCGTGCAGCGACGCTTCGGCAATCGGCTGCAGGCGATCAATGCTGGAATGGCCCGCGATGGCGCCCTCTATCTCTTCACGCTGCGGCTGGTGCCGATCTTTCCGTTCTTCATCATCAACCTGCTGATGGGGTTGACGCCAATCGGCAGCTGGACCTTCTACTGGGTCAGTCAGCTCGGCATGGTGGCGGGCACGCTGGTCTATGTGAACGCCGGCACCCAGTTGGCCCAGCTCACTGATCTGTCTGGCATCTTCTCGCCTGCGCTGCTGCTGTCGTTGGCACTGCTCGGGTTTTTTCCGCTGCTGAGCAAGCGGCTGTTGCAGACTTGGCAGCGACGGCGTGTGTATGCCCGCTGGCGCCGACCCCGCCGTTTCGACCGCAATCTGCTGGTGATCGGTGGTGGTGCGGCGGGTCTGGTCACTGCGTACATCGCTGCGACGGTGAAGGCGAGGGTGACCCTGATCGAAGCGCATAAGATGGGGGGCGACTGCCTCAACCATGGCTGCGTGCCGAGCAAGGCGCTGATCGAAGTGGCCCGTCTGGCCCATGCCATCCGCCATGCGCCAAGACAGGGGCTGGTGGTGGGCGAGCCAGTGGTCGACTTTCGCAGGGTGATGGCGCGGGTGCAGGCGGTGATTCGGCAGATCGAACCGCATGACAGCATCGAGCGCTACACCGGGCTGGGCGTCGAGGTGCTCGAAGGCCGGGCCCGCCTGGTCGATCCGTGGACGGTTGCGGTGGCAATGAAGCAGGGGGGCGAGCGGCGGCTGACCGCACGCAGCATCGTGCTCGCCACCGGTGCCCAGCCACTGGTGCCGCCGTTGCCGGGGCTGGAGGAGGTGGGTTATCTCACCAGCGACACCCTGTGGGCGCAGTTCGCCACGCTCGATGTGCTGCCTGGACGGATCGTGGTGCTGGGCGGCGGTCCGATCGGCTGTGAGCTGGCGCAGAGCCTTGCCCGGCTGGGGGCGGAGGTGACCCAGATCGAGCGCTCCGAGCGCATCCTGCAGCAGGAGGATGAAGAGGTTGCCCTGCTGCTGCAGGATGCGCTCGGACAGGAGGGTGTGATCCTGCTCACCGGCCATCTGGCACTGCGGTGCGAGCGCGACGGCGAGCGCAAGTTCATCGTGGTCGCCGATGCAGAGCAACAGACGAGACGCATCGAATTCGATGCACTGATCTGCGCGGTCGGCCGTGTTGCCCGGCTGACCGGTTATGGTCTGGAAGAGCTGGGCATCGCGACCGACCGCAGGGTGCAGACCAATGACTACCTCGAGACCCTCTACCCCAACATCCTGGCCGCCGGCGACCTGGTGGGGCCCTGGCAGTTCACCCACGCAGCCGCGCATCAGGCCTGGTATGCCGCCGTCAATGCGCTCTTTGGCCAGTTCTGGCGCTTCCGCGTCGATCACTCGGTGCTGCCGCGCGCCACCTTCGTCGATCCGGAGCTGGCGCGTGTCGGGCTCAACGAGCAGGAGGCCAGGGCCCAGGGGGTGCCCTACGAGGTCACCCGTTATGAACTGGCCGAGCTGGACCGTGCCATCATCGATGACAAGAGACGGGGCTTCGTCAAGGTGCTGACGGTGCCCGGGAGAGACCGCATCCTCGGTGTCACCATCGTTGGTGAGCAGGCTGCCGAGCTGATCGCCGAGTTCGTGCTGGCGATGCAGCAGGGGGTGGGTTTGAACGCGCTGCTGGGCACCCTGCACATCTATCCGACGCTGGCCGAAGCCAACAAGTATGTCGCCGGGCAGTGGCGACAGGCCCATGCGCCGCAGCGGCTGCTGGCCTGGGCGGCGCGTTACCACCGCTGGCGGCGGGGTGGCTGA
- a CDS encoding septum formation initiator family protein, protein MNRLRREHRLWLALLLLFLLAALQLSLWSGVGSRLELQRLQQGIERQQQENALLQARNEQIGLEVTSLKSGLEQIEVKAREELGLVRPNETLFLFVNEQTHAGQRPGPQPR, encoded by the coding sequence GTGAACAGACTCAGGCGTGAGCATCGTCTCTGGCTCGCTCTGCTGCTGCTGTTTCTGCTGGCGGCCCTGCAGCTCAGTCTGTGGAGCGGGGTTGGCAGCCGGTTGGAACTGCAGCGGCTGCAACAGGGCATTGAGCGCCAGCAGCAGGAGAATGCCCTGTTGCAGGCCCGCAACGAGCAGATCGGACTCGAAGTCACCTCGCTGAAGAGCGGGCTGGAGCAGATCGAGGTGAAGGCCCGCGAAGAGCTGGGCCTGGTTCGCCCGAACGAGACGCTGTTCCTGTTCGTCAATGAACAGACCCACGCTGGTCAGAGGCCCGGGCCACAGCCCCGCTGA
- the ispF gene encoding 2-C-methyl-D-erythritol 2,4-cyclodiphosphate synthase, producing the protein MMRIGHGFDVHRLVDGSDHSAGTRPLVLGGVAIPCAFRIVAHSDGDVLLHALMDALLGAAALGDIGHWFPDSDPAYAGVDSRQLLRHCLAQISQQGWQLANADLTLVAQQPRIAVHVPQMRATIAESLGIQTCQINVKATTTERLGAIGRGEGIAAHAVALLQRATPGNQATPSQGITAS; encoded by the coding sequence ATGATGCGCATCGGTCACGGCTTTGACGTCCATCGTCTGGTCGATGGCAGCGACCACTCGGCCGGCACCCGACCGCTGGTGCTGGGCGGCGTGGCCATCCCCTGCGCCTTTCGCATCGTCGCCCACTCCGATGGCGACGTGCTGCTCCATGCATTGATGGATGCACTGTTGGGCGCGGCCGCCCTCGGCGACATCGGCCACTGGTTCCCCGACAGCGATCCGGCCTACGCAGGTGTCGACAGTCGTCAGTTGCTGCGGCACTGTCTGGCGCAGATCAGCCAGCAGGGCTGGCAACTGGCCAATGCCGATCTGACGCTGGTGGCCCAGCAGCCGCGCATCGCCGTTCATGTACCACAGATGCGGGCCACCATCGCTGAATCGCTTGGCATCCAGACGTGCCAGATCAACGTCAAGGCCACCACCACCGAACGGCTCGGCGCCATCGGTCGGGGCGAGGGCATCGCCGCCCACGCGGTGGCTCTGCTCCAGCGTGCCACCCCGGGCAATCAAGCGACACCCAGCCAAGGAATCACTGCATCATGA
- the arsS gene encoding arsenosugar biosynthesis radical SAM protein ArsS (Some members of this family are selenoproteins.), producing the protein MHATLPLLQPSDFPALQRQRLTTLQVNLGYRCNQSCLHCHVNAGPTRKEQMEADTLALIPRVIEACGIDTLDLTGGAPELHPDFRAVVRSARALGVRVIDRCNLTILFEPGQQDLAEFLAAEQVEVVASLPCYLPENVDRQRGNGVFDRSIAALQRLNALGYGRAGSGLTLNLVFNPQGPSLPPSQSALQADYARELYAQFGIVFNQLFVLANMPIQRFGSTLISKGSFADYLRLLRENFAAANLEQVMCRTLVSVDWQGHLHDCDFNQQLGLPLPAFDGLDSPPHLRDLLRVALEGRPIQVADHCYGCTAGQGSSCGGSLNQ; encoded by the coding sequence ATGCATGCCACCCTGCCACTGTTGCAGCCGAGTGATTTTCCTGCCCTGCAGCGCCAGCGGCTGACCACCCTGCAGGTCAACCTCGGTTACCGCTGCAATCAATCCTGCCTGCACTGCCATGTCAATGCCGGTCCGACCCGCAAGGAGCAGATGGAGGCTGACACCCTGGCGCTGATTCCACGGGTGATCGAGGCCTGCGGCATCGATACGCTCGATCTGACCGGTGGCGCGCCGGAGCTGCACCCCGACTTCAGGGCAGTGGTGCGCAGCGCGCGGGCGCTCGGTGTCAGGGTGATCGACCGTTGCAACCTGACGATCCTGTTCGAGCCCGGACAGCAGGATCTGGCCGAGTTTCTGGCGGCCGAGCAGGTCGAGGTGGTGGCATCGCTGCCCTGTTATCTGCCCGAGAATGTCGACCGCCAGCGCGGCAATGGCGTGTTCGACAGGAGCATTGCCGCGCTGCAGCGGCTCAACGCACTCGGCTATGGCCGCGCCGGCAGTGGCCTGACCCTCAATCTGGTCTTCAATCCGCAGGGGCCATCGCTGCCACCCAGCCAGAGTGCGTTGCAGGCCGACTATGCGCGTGAGCTTTATGCGCAGTTCGGCATCGTCTTCAATCAGCTCTTCGTGCTGGCCAACATGCCGATTCAGCGCTTCGGTTCGACGCTGATCTCCAAGGGCAGCTTCGCCGACTACCTGCGGCTGCTGCGGGAGAATTTCGCCGCCGCCAACCTCGAGCAGGTCATGTGCCGCACATTGGTCAGTGTCGACTGGCAGGGCCATCTGCATGACTGCGACTTCAATCAGCAGTTGGGACTGCCGCTGCCGGCGTTCGATGGTCTGGACTCGCCGCCACATCTGCGCGATCTGCTGCGCGTTGCGCTGGAGGGACGGCCGATCCAGGTGGCCGACCACTGCTATGGCTGCACCGCCGGACAGGGCAGCAGTTGCGGTGGTTCGCTGAATCAGTAG
- the kdsA gene encoding 3-deoxy-8-phosphooctulonate synthase, whose product MQLCGFEVGLDRPFFLIAGPCVIESEQLALDTAGELAELCRALDIPFIYKSSFDKANRSSHQSYRGPGIDAGLRILEQVKAQIGVPVLTDVHEETPIDEVASVVSVLQTPAFLCRQTNFIQRVAAAGLPVNIKKGQFLAPWDMAHVVAKARATGNPQIMVCERGVSFGYNNLVCDLRSLAVMRETGAPVVFDATHSVQLPGGQGSASGGQREMVPVLARGAVAAGVAGLFMETHPDPDRAKSDGPNSWPLARMGELLHTLRDIDHLVKQQGLIETTL is encoded by the coding sequence ATGCAACTCTGTGGCTTTGAAGTGGGGCTCGACCGGCCGTTCTTTCTGATTGCCGGCCCCTGTGTCATCGAATCGGAGCAGTTGGCGCTCGACACCGCCGGCGAGCTGGCCGAACTCTGCCGCGCTCTCGACATTCCTTTCATCTACAAATCGTCGTTCGACAAGGCCAACCGTTCGTCGCATCAGAGCTACCGCGGACCGGGCATCGATGCCGGCCTGCGCATCCTCGAGCAGGTCAAAGCGCAGATCGGCGTACCGGTGCTGACCGATGTCCATGAAGAGACGCCGATCGACGAGGTGGCCTCGGTGGTCTCGGTGCTGCAGACGCCCGCCTTTCTGTGCCGCCAGACCAACTTCATCCAGCGGGTGGCGGCCGCCGGCCTGCCGGTCAACATCAAGAAGGGGCAGTTTCTCGCCCCATGGGACATGGCCCATGTCGTCGCCAAGGCGCGCGCCACCGGCAACCCGCAGATCATGGTCTGCGAGCGCGGCGTCAGCTTCGGCTACAACAACCTGGTCTGTGACCTGCGATCGCTGGCGGTGATGCGCGAGACCGGCGCACCGGTGGTGTTCGATGCCACCCACTCGGTGCAGTTGCCCGGCGGCCAGGGCAGCGCCTCCGGTGGGCAGCGCGAAATGGTGCCGGTGCTGGCCCGCGGCGCAGTCGCCGCCGGTGTCGCCGGACTCTTCATGGAGACCCACCCCGATCCCGACCGCGCCAAGAGCGATGGCCCCAACTCCTGGCCGCTGGCCCGGATGGGCGAGCTGCTGCACACCCTGCGTGACATCGACCACCTGGTCAAACAGCAGGGACTGATCGAAACCACCCTGTGA
- the ispD gene encoding 2-C-methyl-D-erythritol 4-phosphate cytidylyltransferase yields MSASPPTRSTTPLWAVVPAAGLGSRLGAELPKQYLPLLGRAMLEHTLERLLQLTEIQAIVVVLHPHDRWWPTLGLHDHPRITTVTGGAERCHSVLAGLRRLREQAAGHQRVLVHDAARPCVRPADIRTLIEQTTHHADGGLLGVAVRDTMKRLDETHQVQQTVSRTRLWHAQTPQLFTLEPLITALEQATTRQQLVTDEAEAMELIGHRPLLVAGSDDNIKVTRSEDLPLAEFHLQRQAAQFAREASA; encoded by the coding sequence ATGAGTGCCTCGCCACCGACCAGATCAACGACCCCACTGTGGGCGGTGGTGCCCGCCGCGGGTCTTGGCAGCCGTCTGGGCGCCGAGCTGCCGAAGCAATACCTGCCGCTGCTCGGCAGGGCGATGCTCGAACACACGCTCGAACGGCTGCTGCAACTGACTGAAATTCAAGCCATCGTCGTCGTGCTGCATCCGCACGACCGCTGGTGGCCCACTCTTGGCCTGCACGACCACCCACGCATCACCACTGTCACGGGCGGTGCCGAACGCTGCCACTCGGTGCTGGCCGGCCTGCGCCGGCTGCGCGAACAGGCGGCTGGCCATCAACGGGTGCTGGTGCACGATGCCGCCCGCCCCTGTGTGCGCCCGGCCGACATCCGCACACTGATCGAACAGACCACACACCATGCCGACGGCGGGCTGCTCGGCGTGGCGGTGCGCGACACCATGAAGCGGCTGGACGAGACCCATCAGGTTCAACAGACTGTCTCGCGAACCCGGCTCTGGCATGCCCAGACCCCGCAACTGTTCACGCTGGAGCCGCTGATCACAGCGCTGGAACAGGCCACCACCCGTCAGCAACTGGTCACCGACGAGGCCGAGGCGATGGAACTGATCGGCCATCGCCCGCTGCTGGTGGCCGGCAGTGACGACAACATCAAGGTGACCCGCAGCGAGGATCTACCGCTGGCCGAGTTCCATCTGCAGCGCCAGGCGGCGCAATTCGCTCGGGAAGCCAGCGCATGA